Proteins encoded by one window of Aerosakkonema funiforme FACHB-1375:
- a CDS encoding type II toxin-antitoxin system HicB family antitoxin — protein MENTFTAVFEKVGDWYIGYVEELPGANVQEKTLEEARESLREAIELILISNREFAEQ, from the coding sequence ATGGAAAACACATTTACTGCGGTATTTGAAAAAGTAGGCGACTGGTATATTGGTTACGTTGAAGAATTACCCGGTGCCAATGTACAGGAAAAAACCCTGGAAGAAGCCAGAGAAAGTTTGCGGGAAGCAATAGAATTAATCTTAATATCTAATCGCGAATTTGCCGAACAATAA
- a CDS encoding phytoene desaturase family protein, with amino-acid sequence MQNLDVIVIGSGIGGLTTAGLLARYGKKVLVCESHAIAGGAAHSFSRRGFHFDSGPSFYCGLNHPKSLNPLRQVLEVLGESLETVSYDPMGHYHFPEGTFPVYSNGERYRKEVAKITPQGAIELQRFEKPLLQLYEALKGIPTIALRADLQIIPVLLTRYLPSLLKLLPQIGIVQASVGEVMDKEVKDPWVRRLIDLECFLLSGLKAEGTIAPEVAFMLGERSNIGVDYPVGGSGAIVDALVRGLERWGGKLRLNGHVEQILLESGKVVGVRLQNGEIIKAAIVISNATIWDTYTKLLKPEDLPTSYRQKSLATPAVDSFMHLHLGIRAENLENLTGHHVVVHDANLDISEPGNTCMISIPSVWDANLAPPGHHVVHAYTLEPYENWQRDDRYEEKKKERSQPLFRALEKVIPDIRDRIVLELIGTPLTHAYYLRRYQGTYGPGIAARKGTFPGPQTPIRGLYRVGDSTMPGIGVPAVAASGILCANSLLN; translated from the coding sequence ATGCAAAATCTCGATGTTATTGTTATCGGTAGCGGTATCGGCGGTTTAACAACTGCTGGACTACTCGCACGTTACGGCAAAAAAGTGTTAGTCTGCGAAAGTCACGCTATTGCCGGTGGTGCAGCGCACAGTTTCTCGCGGCGGGGATTTCATTTTGATTCTGGCCCTTCATTTTATTGTGGCTTAAATCATCCCAAAAGTCTCAATCCGTTGCGTCAAGTTCTGGAAGTTTTGGGAGAATCTCTCGAAACTGTGAGTTACGATCCGATGGGACACTATCATTTTCCCGAAGGTACTTTTCCCGTTTATAGCAATGGGGAACGTTACCGAAAAGAAGTAGCAAAAATTACTCCGCAAGGTGCGATCGAACTGCAACGCTTTGAAAAACCTTTGCTGCAATTGTACGAAGCATTAAAAGGAATCCCCACTATAGCTTTACGCGCAGATTTGCAAATAATTCCTGTGTTGCTGACAAGATATCTGCCATCACTATTAAAATTATTACCTCAAATCGGAATAGTACAAGCTTCTGTCGGCGAAGTAATGGATAAAGAGGTAAAAGATCCTTGGGTGCGACGATTAATCGATTTAGAATGTTTTCTGTTATCCGGTTTGAAAGCAGAGGGAACTATTGCGCCGGAAGTAGCTTTTATGCTAGGCGAACGCAGTAATATCGGAGTAGATTATCCGGTGGGAGGAAGTGGTGCAATTGTTGATGCTTTGGTGAGGGGTTTGGAACGCTGGGGCGGAAAGTTAAGATTGAATGGTCATGTCGAACAAATCTTATTAGAATCAGGCAAAGTTGTCGGTGTTCGCTTGCAGAATGGGGAAATTATCAAAGCAGCGATCGTTATTTCCAATGCGACTATCTGGGATACTTACACCAAACTGCTGAAACCAGAAGATTTGCCAACATCGTATCGCCAAAAGTCTCTCGCTACACCTGCTGTTGATAGTTTTATGCACTTGCATTTGGGTATTCGTGCAGAAAATTTGGAAAATCTCACCGGACATCACGTAGTCGTGCATGATGCTAATTTAGATATTAGCGAACCGGGTAATACTTGCATGATTTCCATTCCGTCTGTTTGGGATGCAAATCTCGCGCCACCCGGACATCATGTGGTTCATGCTTATACTTTAGAACCTTACGAAAATTGGCAGCGAGACGATCGATATGAAGAGAAGAAAAAAGAGCGATCGCAACCTTTATTTCGCGCCTTAGAAAAAGTAATTCCCGATATTCGCGATCGCATTGTGCTGGAACTCATCGGTACACCCTTAACTCACGCCTATTACCTACGTCGATATCAAGGAACTTATGGCCCAGGAATTGCCGCCAGAAAAGGCACATTTCCAGGCCCACAAACCCCTATTCGAGGATTGTACCGCGTTGGCGACAGCACCATGCCCGGAATTGGCGTTCCCGCCGTCGCCGCCTCCGGTATTTTGTGCGCGAATTCTTTGTTGAATTAA
- a CDS encoding thioredoxin family protein: protein MALTASTMLALGTKAPDFHLPDVVSGETISLATFADRKALLVMFICQHCPFVKHIKTELAQLGKDYQAESIGIVAISANDVANYPNDAPDKLKQMAVELGFTFPFCYDESQETAKAYTAACTPDFFLFDRDRKLVYRGQLDDSRPSNGIPVTGKDLRSALNAVLSDKPITQDQKPSIGCNIKWKPGNEPF from the coding sequence ATGGCGTTAACCGCTTCCACCATGTTGGCATTGGGTACTAAAGCACCCGATTTTCATCTACCAGATGTAGTATCTGGTGAAACGATATCGCTTGCTACTTTTGCCGATCGAAAAGCTCTGCTAGTAATGTTTATCTGCCAGCATTGTCCGTTTGTCAAGCATATTAAGACAGAATTGGCGCAACTGGGAAAAGATTACCAAGCAGAAAGCATCGGGATAGTTGCGATCAGTGCTAACGATGTCGCCAATTATCCAAACGATGCACCGGATAAACTCAAGCAAATGGCTGTTGAGTTGGGATTTACGTTTCCCTTCTGCTACGATGAGAGCCAGGAAACTGCCAAGGCATACACGGCTGCTTGCACACCAGACTTTTTTTTGTTCGATCGCGATCGCAAGTTAGTTTATCGAGGTCAGTTGGATGACAGTCGCCCAAGTAACGGCATTCCGGTAACGGGGAAGGATTTGCGAAGCGCCCTAAATGCGGTATTATCGGATAAACCGATTACCCAAGACCAAAAACCCAGCATTGGCTGCAATATTAAATGGAAGCCCGGTAACGAACCATTCTAG
- the bchH gene encoding magnesium chelatase subunit H, with protein sequence MKRIVLIAGFESFNADLYRKAADLAVKRCPELDISVFSDIALRTEPDNVAAALQGADVFFGSLLFDYDQVLWLRERIQNIPIRLVFESALELMSLTQIGAFKIGDKPKGMPKPVKFILDKFSNGREEDKLAGYISFLKVGPKLLKYVPVQKVQDLRNWLIIYGYWNAGGTDNVASMFWTLAEKYLGLKVGEIPPPVETPNMGLLHPDYQGYFESPRQYLEWYQNIRGGQDAHPTRDRAFLVGQASRLPLSKEGQNTHPTTDRTHPTKPIVGILLYRKHVITKQPYIPQLIRHFEQAGLIPLPIFINGVEGHVAVRDWMTTAYETAQRKQGKIETPSLSSEAVEVDAIVSTIGFPLVGGPAGSMEAGRQVEVAKRILTAKNVPYIVSAPLLIQDIHSWTRQGVGGLQSVVLYALPELDGAIDPVPLGGLVGEDIYIIPERVKRLTGRLKKWISLRQTPPSERKIAIILYGFPPGYGATGTAALLNVPKSLIKFLQALKAEGYTIGDLPEDGEELIRWVKVADESLPLAEGVSTVNVRTLEKWLGYLLTNRIEKQWKSLTGTGIKTYDDELQIGGIQLGNIWIGVQPPLGISGDPMRLMFEKDLTPHPQYAAFYKWLQNEFQADAIVHFGMHGTVEWLPGAPLGNTGYSWSDILLGDMPHLYIYAANNPSESMLAKRRGYGVLISHNVPPYGRAGLYKELVSLRDLISEYREDPQKNYVLKEAICKKIVDTGLDADCPFEDAKRLGIPFTPENLRMFSADVFNPYLVKLYEYLQVLENRLFSSGLHVLGEPPNEEEMASYLNAYFGENPETRFLGETGFLDTPNQAAAQIRDLLMQTTDELTNLLRGLNGEYIPPAPGGDLLRDGAGVLPTGRNIHALDPYRMPSPAAYERGREIANKIIAQHLKEKSQYPETVAVMLWGLDAIKTKGESLGILLELVGAEPVKEGTGRIVRYELKSLAEIGHPRIDVLANLSGIFRDSFVNIIELLDDLFQRAADADEPEDRNFIRKHALALKKQGVENATARLFSNPAGDFGSLVNDQVVASNWETGDELANTWQGRNAFSYGRKDKGEARKEILNQLLQTTETVVQQIDSVEYGLTDIQEYYANTGGLKKAAEKQRGKKVNASFVESFSKDTTPRNLEDLLRMEYRTKLLNPKWADAMANQGSGGAYEISQRMTALIGWGGTADFTDNWVYDQAADTYALDEEMAKKLRDANPEAFRNIVGRMLEANGRGFWQPSDDKLQKLRDLYDLTDEEIEGVTV encoded by the coding sequence ATGAAACGCATCGTCTTGATTGCTGGGTTTGAATCCTTCAACGCCGACTTGTACCGCAAAGCCGCCGATTTGGCTGTCAAACGCTGTCCGGAGTTGGATATCAGCGTGTTTAGCGACATTGCACTACGCACCGAACCCGACAACGTAGCAGCCGCACTCCAAGGCGCAGATGTCTTCTTTGGCAGTTTGCTATTCGACTACGACCAAGTTTTGTGGTTGCGAGAAAGAATTCAAAACATCCCCATTCGCCTCGTATTCGAGTCAGCCTTAGAGTTGATGAGTCTGACTCAAATTGGTGCATTCAAAATTGGCGACAAACCCAAAGGAATGCCCAAACCAGTTAAATTCATTCTCGATAAATTCAGCAACGGACGAGAAGAAGACAAACTCGCCGGATACATCAGCTTTTTGAAAGTAGGCCCCAAATTATTAAAATACGTGCCAGTGCAAAAAGTACAAGATTTGCGTAACTGGCTGATTATTTACGGTTATTGGAATGCTGGCGGTACAGATAACGTCGCCTCAATGTTCTGGACGCTAGCTGAAAAATATTTAGGTTTAAAAGTAGGAGAAATTCCACCTCCAGTCGAAACCCCAAACATGGGATTATTGCATCCCGATTATCAAGGATATTTTGAATCACCACGTCAGTATTTAGAATGGTATCAAAATATTAGGGGCGGGCAAGATGCCCACCCCACAAGAGATCGTGCTTTTCTTGTGGGGCAGGCGTCTCGCCTGCCATTGTCAAAGGAAGGGCAAAATACCCATCCCACAACAGATCGTACCCACCCCACAAAACCAATTGTTGGCATTCTTCTTTATCGCAAGCACGTTATTACCAAACAACCTTACATTCCCCAATTAATTCGCCACTTTGAACAAGCAGGATTAATTCCCTTACCCATCTTTATTAACGGCGTTGAAGGTCACGTTGCCGTGCGAGATTGGATGACAACCGCATACGAAACCGCCCAAAGAAAACAAGGTAAAATTGAAACTCCATCATTATCCAGCGAAGCAGTCGAAGTCGATGCGATCGTCTCTACAATCGGCTTTCCCCTAGTAGGTGGGCCAGCGGGTTCGATGGAAGCGGGGCGACAAGTTGAGGTTGCCAAACGCATCCTCACTGCCAAGAATGTACCTTATATTGTATCTGCACCTTTGTTAATTCAAGACATACATTCATGGACTCGCCAAGGCGTTGGGGGGTTGCAAAGTGTCGTGTTGTATGCTTTGCCAGAATTAGATGGTGCGATCGATCCCGTTCCTCTTGGCGGTTTAGTAGGAGAAGATATCTATATAATTCCCGAACGAGTAAAACGTCTCACTGGTAGGTTGAAAAAGTGGATATCCTTGCGACAAACACCACCATCCGAACGCAAAATCGCCATTATTTTGTATGGTTTTCCACCCGGATATGGCGCTACAGGTACAGCAGCATTGTTAAACGTACCGAAAAGTTTAATCAAATTCCTCCAAGCATTAAAAGCAGAAGGTTATACAATCGGAGATTTACCAGAAGATGGTGAAGAATTAATCCGCTGGGTGAAAGTAGCTGATGAATCTCTCCCTCTTGCTGAAGGAGTATCTACCGTCAATGTCCGTACCCTCGAAAAATGGTTGGGATACCTATTAACAAATCGCATTGAAAAACAATGGAAATCTCTGACTGGTACAGGTATTAAAACCTATGATGATGAATTGCAAATAGGTGGCATACAACTAGGAAATATTTGGATCGGCGTGCAACCACCCTTGGGAATATCCGGCGACCCCATGCGGTTAATGTTCGAGAAAGATTTAACTCCTCACCCTCAATATGCCGCCTTCTACAAATGGCTACAAAACGAATTTCAAGCAGATGCGATCGTTCACTTTGGAATGCACGGCACCGTTGAATGGTTGCCGGGAGCGCCGCTAGGAAATACAGGCTATTCCTGGTCGGATATTCTTCTAGGAGATATGCCACATCTATATATATATGCGGCAAATAATCCCTCAGAATCCATGTTAGCAAAACGTCGCGGTTACGGCGTGCTGATTTCCCACAACGTACCGCCTTACGGTCGTGCTGGGTTGTACAAAGAGTTGGTATCCCTGCGCGATTTAATCTCAGAATATCGAGAAGACCCACAAAAAAATTACGTCCTCAAAGAAGCCATCTGCAAAAAGATAGTAGACACAGGTTTAGATGCAGATTGCCCGTTTGAAGATGCCAAACGCTTAGGTATTCCCTTCACTCCTGAGAACCTGCGGATGTTTAGCGCCGATGTCTTTAATCCGTATTTAGTGAAACTGTACGAATATCTGCAAGTTCTGGAAAATCGCCTCTTTTCATCAGGTTTGCACGTTTTGGGAGAACCACCAAACGAAGAGGAAATGGCATCTTATTTGAATGCCTATTTTGGCGAAAACCCAGAAACCCGGTTTCTTGGAGAAACCGGGTTTCTAGACACTCCGAACCAAGCTGCTGCCCAAATTCGCGATTTATTGATGCAAACTACCGACGAATTAACCAACCTATTGCGCGGATTGAATGGCGAATATATTCCCCCTGCACCTGGCGGCGATTTATTGCGAGATGGTGCAGGTGTTTTACCTACAGGTCGCAATATTCATGCTTTAGACCCCTATCGGATGCCATCACCAGCAGCTTACGAAAGAGGTCGAGAAATTGCCAATAAAATTATCGCGCAACACCTGAAAGAAAAGAGCCAATATCCCGAAACAGTTGCTGTGATGTTGTGGGGTTTGGATGCCATCAAAACTAAAGGTGAATCTCTCGGTATTCTCTTAGAATTAGTAGGTGCGGAACCTGTAAAAGAAGGCACAGGGCGAATAGTCCGCTACGAATTAAAATCACTAGCAGAAATCGGGCATCCGCGCATTGATGTTTTGGCAAATCTTTCCGGCATTTTCCGCGATAGCTTTGTCAACATTATCGAATTGTTAGATGATTTATTCCAACGTGCAGCTGACGCCGACGAACCCGAAGACCGAAACTTTATCCGCAAACACGCTTTAGCACTGAAAAAACAAGGTGTAGAAAATGCAACTGCACGCTTATTTTCTAATCCTGCTGGCGATTTTGGTTCGCTGGTGAATGACCAAGTTGTCGCGTCTAACTGGGAAACAGGCGATGAGTTAGCGAATACTTGGCAAGGGCGAAATGCGTTCAGTTACGGCAGAAAAGATAAGGGTGAAGCGCGAAAAGAAATCCTGAATCAATTGTTGCAAACTACTGAAACAGTTGTCCAACAAATCGATTCGGTTGAGTATGGTTTAACCGACATTCAGGAATATTACGCCAATACAGGAGGATTGAAAAAGGCAGCAGAGAAACAACGCGGTAAAAAGGTTAATGCCAGTTTTGTAGAAAGTTTCTCCAAAGATACCACGCCTCGCAACTTAGAAGATTTGCTGCGAATGGAATATCGCACCAAATTGCTAAATCCGAAATGGGCTGATGCAATGGCGAATCAAGGTAGCGGCGGCGCTTATGAAATTTCCCAACGAATGACCGCGTTAATTGGTTGGGGTGGTACTGCCGATTTTACCGATAATTGGGTTTACGACCAAGCTGCCGATACTTATGCTTTAGATGAGGAAATGGCGAAGAAATTGCGCGATGCAAATCCCGAAGCTTTCCGCAATATTGTTGGTAGAATGTTAGAAGCAAATGGGCGCGGTTTCTGGCAACCGAGTGATGATAAGTTGCAGAAGCTGCGCGATTTGTATGATTTGACGGATGAAGAGATTGAGGGTGTAACTGTTTGA
- a CDS encoding CHAT domain-containing protein encodes MTKMRSQKIGTCAFLTILITLTPLATLKFSPSKIIWNSYVLAQDANALRAAYQQVINTYEEQLAKARKEGNRQDEVRILNNAGYAFIYFEQHQKAIALLQEAWTIAREIKDPTLSQIVRNLATAYSKLGDDNGIKFLEHQLEIAQQKGDRETEEIILDNLATAYAFTGNIQKKIETYEKHLAMVRQLNKRDKEASTLMNLAILYGGISEPQKAVELWQQYLAVVRELGDKNSEYNGLFSIGIIYQYQLNNDQKAIESYEQALQFAKAIANPFNEMITLRQLAFVYGSMNNAERAIALLEQVRSLAQQTNNRIYEGMVLGDLGRVYFLKGDYTKALELQRQTLAIAQADKIEVSQMYALANLGETLFRVGQLAEAENSLLEALTISEKVRQKIESYNLPTSQTRDDQNLNLYNWLTYTYRTLQQVLVAQNKIDTALELAEKSRARAFVHLLATRLAVDAQSQPKIDPPNLARIKQIAKEQNSTLVEYTVVYNDNNSLSQLVLNQEFSYETALLIWVIEPTGEVAFRRVDLKAVRGQDKKSLEQIIRDTRQSFGVGGRGIAIAARVDSTPNYSGLQQLYKILISPIADLLPTDPNQRVTFIAQDALFMVPFAALQDSAGKYLIEKHTIITAPSIQVLDLTRQAKQRLQTSTNKRSLVVGNPTMPSIRPKVNAPPEQLPSLPGSEKEANAIATLLSTQAITGNQATKSNIVQQMPNARIIHLATHGLLDDMYGFQSSLALAPSGKDDGLLTVREIINLKLNAELAILSACDTGRGRISGDGVIGLSRAFIGAGVSSVIVSLWSVPDSPTAFLMTEFYQNLSKNIDKAQALRQAMLTTMKQNPNPRDWAAFTLIGEAK; translated from the coding sequence ATGACGAAAATGCGATCGCAAAAAATTGGCACCTGTGCTTTCTTGACTATCCTCATCACGCTTACCCCCTTAGCTACGCTCAAATTTAGTCCAAGTAAAATAATTTGGAATTCATATGTGCTGGCGCAAGATGCAAATGCTCTGCGTGCAGCTTATCAACAAGTTATTAATACGTATGAGGAACAATTAGCTAAGGCAAGAAAAGAGGGAAATCGACAGGATGAAGTACGCATTTTGAATAATGCTGGGTATGCTTTTATTTATTTTGAACAACACCAGAAAGCGATCGCACTGCTGCAAGAAGCTTGGACGATCGCACGGGAAATCAAAGACCCTACCCTGTCACAGATTGTCAGAAATTTAGCTACAGCTTACAGCAAATTGGGAGACGACAACGGAATTAAGTTTTTAGAACATCAGTTGGAAATTGCACAGCAGAAGGGCGATCGCGAAACCGAGGAAATTATTTTAGATAATTTAGCTACCGCTTACGCTTTCACTGGCAACATTCAAAAAAAAATTGAAACTTACGAGAAGCATTTAGCTATGGTGCGTCAGCTTAATAAGCGCGACAAAGAAGCATCTACGCTAATGAATTTAGCGATTCTTTATGGGGGAATTTCGGAACCACAAAAAGCTGTGGAGCTATGGCAGCAGTATTTAGCTGTTGTGCGGGAACTGGGAGATAAAAATAGCGAATACAATGGTCTTTTCAGTATAGGCATCATTTACCAATATCAATTAAATAACGACCAAAAAGCCATCGAGAGCTACGAACAAGCTTTGCAATTTGCCAAAGCAATTGCCAATCCATTCAACGAGATGATAACGCTGAGGCAGTTAGCCTTTGTGTATGGGTCGATGAATAATGCTGAGCGAGCGATCGCACTTTTGGAACAAGTGCGATCGCTCGCCCAGCAAACAAATAATCGCATTTACGAAGGTATGGTTTTGGGCGACTTGGGGCGTGTTTACTTCCTGAAGGGAGATTATACCAAAGCATTAGAATTGCAAAGGCAAACCTTGGCAATTGCTCAAGCAGATAAAATTGAAGTTTCTCAAATGTACGCTTTAGCCAACTTAGGAGAAACCCTGTTTCGCGTCGGACAGCTAGCAGAAGCAGAAAATTCTTTGTTAGAGGCGCTAACAATATCTGAAAAAGTCCGCCAAAAAATCGAAAGTTATAACCTGCCGACCAGCCAAACTCGCGATGACCAAAACCTGAATTTATATAATTGGCTAACCTATACATATCGCACTTTACAACAAGTTTTAGTTGCTCAAAATAAAATTGATACGGCACTGGAACTAGCAGAAAAAAGTCGAGCTAGGGCGTTTGTACATTTATTAGCAACTCGTTTAGCTGTAGACGCGCAATCCCAACCGAAGATTGACCCACCCAACCTGGCTCGAATTAAACAGATTGCCAAAGAGCAAAATTCAACTTTGGTGGAATATACTGTTGTTTATAATGACAACAACTCGCTCTCTCAATTGGTACTCAATCAAGAGTTTAGCTATGAAACAGCCCTGTTAATTTGGGTGATCGAACCAACAGGTGAAGTTGCGTTTCGGCGAGTGGATTTGAAAGCTGTGCGGGGACAGGATAAAAAATCTCTCGAACAAATTATCCGGGACACGCGCCAATCTTTTGGGGTAGGGGGTCGCGGTATTGCGATCGCTGCTAGGGTTGATAGTACACCCAATTATTCGGGATTGCAACAATTGTATAAAATATTAATCTCCCCAATTGCCGATTTATTACCAACCGATCCAAATCAGCGCGTTACGTTCATTGCTCAAGACGCTTTGTTTATGGTGCCTTTTGCAGCTTTGCAAGACAGCGCGGGGAAATATCTAATAGAAAAACATACAATTATTACGGCTCCTTCGATTCAAGTTTTGGATTTAACTCGCCAAGCCAAACAAAGGTTGCAAACTTCTACAAATAAGCGATCGCTTGTCGTGGGAAATCCCACAATGCCGAGCATTCGTCCCAAAGTTAACGCACCGCCGGAACAGTTACCGAGTTTACCTGGATCGGAAAAAGAAGCAAATGCGATCGCCACTCTTTTATCCACTCAAGCTATTACCGGAAACCAAGCAACCAAAAGCAATATTGTGCAACAAATGCCTAACGCTAGGATTATTCATTTGGCAACTCACGGGTTACTTGATGATATGTACGGTTTCCAAAGTTCCCTGGCTTTAGCTCCTTCTGGAAAAGACGATGGTTTATTAACTGTACGAGAAATCATCAACCTGAAATTAAATGCCGAACTCGCAATTTTAAGCGCCTGCGATACGGGAAGGGGGAGAATTAGCGGCGATGGTGTCATCGGACTTTCCCGTGCGTTCATTGGCGCAGGCGTATCCAGCGTCATCGTTTCTCTGTGGTCAGTACCCGATAGTCCCACTGCGTTTCTAATGACAGAATTTTATCAAAATTTGTCAAAAAATATTGATAAAGCCCAAGCATTGCGACAAGCGATGCTGACGACTATGAAACAAAATCCAAATCCGAGAGATTGGGCAGCGTTTACTTTGATTGGAGAAGCGAAATAA